A stretch of the Plodia interpunctella isolate USDA-ARS_2022_Savannah chromosome Z, ilPloInte3.2, whole genome shotgun sequence genome encodes the following:
- the LOC128683002 gene encoding uncharacterized protein LOC128683002 — MISRLYLLLIIYKVIEDISALVELPQVQQNDILKTDYLIRETTNNLFSIIKLKVNEYPALKQYSLIQNYLASASLYEYSRLIEVAKLTRVDKTKINNETKLFMAILNGILDEDIKHDLGTEDEFVIEHIEGVLKNLNEYTDSYNYDKSNTDIIIADILNIIEHNDTFTENYYNDTSDTKNLELADGNGAVIHDSNEFWAPNARRIFHGRKASIRDFPFMASIQIFNHFQCAGSIIKSDLIITAASCLQMAWNNRFYKENPAFLSARVGSTLHNSGGENVPILEIYFHPEYDPRTLVSNLCLLRLRRLLNLKISRRLKKIEIDKHTNPLPMNTNGITIVGWGARHRTSTIMEPFLAFAVLDFYPLEECKEVYSRTYVKNNNFCAGFISQGSGACNRDIGGPGITRGVLAGVVSFGSPTCGTPDAPTVFTKLGYYKEWIEDIMQQNVVTGKQQTTTTLGSSRNIFKIPYVSAKTTFRVTPLSSRKKTIPSIVNEEALKQQRNNKFLREFIDKLTHSERLNKLLEKIKENADVVKRTPVTNSLVTTQESTLDTDIESSIETILPENLSTVMGIMEPDNKTVDIKRQSHFESLETYFEEHIKYPVEAKVNKSMEIEVIRSKNSNVHNKIIDTKRRSTEIENEILELINELKEKRKQKLRLSNRPFWYALEKDPAFEKKRYFITLNNSSIEDSSDTDTNADSAERGLAIETNLFIKDTILNKRSIDRINYLKELNDAFSEALKEELEYTINTTLTKSFEKIESSSRNT; from the exons ATGATCTCAAGACTTTACCTCTTATTGATCATCTACAAGGTCATCGAAGATATTTCAGCTCTTGTGGAACTTCCTCAAGTCCAACAAAACGACATTTTAAAAACGGACTATCTCATACGTGAAActacaaacaatttattctcaataatcaaattaaaagtgAACGAGTATCCTGCTTTGAAACAATATTCGCTTATCCAGAACTATTTggcatcagctagtttatACGAATACAGTAGATTGATTGAAGTGGCAAAACTTACAAGAGTcgataaaaccaaaataaacaatgaaacTAAACTTTTTATGGCAATTTTAAATGGAATATTAGACGAAGACATAAAACATGACTTGGGGACCGAAGACGAATTTGTAATTGAACATATAGAGGGCGTTTTGAAAAATCTTAATGAATACACCGATAGTTACAATTATGATAAATCTAATACAGATATAATTATTGcagatattttaaacataatagaACATAACGACACTTTTactgaaaactattataacgATACGTCAGATACTAAGAATTTAGAATTGGCTGACGGCAATGGCGCAGTAATCCATGACAGTAATGAATTTTGgg CACCCAATGCTCGCCGTATATTTCATGGTAGAAAGGCGTCTATAAGGGACTTCCCGTTTATGGCAAGCATTCAAATATTCAATCACTTTCAGTGTGCTGGTTCCATTATCAAATCTGATCTGATCATTACAGCTGCATCTTGTTTACAAAT GGCTTGGAACAACCGTTTCTACAAAGAGAATCCAGCCTTCCTGTCGGCAAGGGTGGGTAGTACCCTTCATAATAGTGGTGGGGAAAATGTTCCGATTCTGGAGATCTACTTCCATCCTGAATACGACCCGAGAACTCTTGTGAGCAATTTATGCCTCCTACGACTTCGCCG ATTattgaacttaaaaatatcgAGAAGGCtgaagaaaattgaaatagacaaacatacaaatccGCTACCGATGAACACGAATGGCATCACTATTGTTGGATGGGGAGCTAGACAC AGAACCAGCACCATTATGGAACCATTCTTAGCCTTTGCTGTGCTTGATTTTTATCCTCTCGAAGAATGCAAAGAAGTTTACTCAAG GACTTATGTCAAGAATAATAACTTCTGTGCTGGATTTATTTCGCAAGGTAGCGGTGCTTGTAAC CGAGATATTGGTGGCCCAGGAATCACACGTGGTGTGCTCGCTGGGGTAGTGAGTTTCGGCTCACCGACATGTGGTACACCAGATGCACCCACAGTCTTCACTAAACTAGGGTATTATAAGGAATGGATTGAAGATATAATGCAACag aacgTCGTCACCGGCAAACAACAAACTACTACTACATTAGGATCAAGTCgcaatatctttaaaataccCTACGTGTCAGCTAAAACGACGTTCAGAGTAACACCTCTCTCATCACGCAAAAAAACTATACCAAGTATAGTTAATGAAGAAGCATTAAAAcaacaaagaaataataaatttctaagagaattcattgataaattaactCATAGtgaaagattaaataaattacttgaaaaaattaaagaaaatgcaGATGTAGTAAAAAGAACACCAGTCACGAATTCGCTGGTCACAACACAAGAATCTACTTTAGACACTGACATAGAAAGTTCCATAGAAACCATCTTACCAGAGAATTTAAGTACTGTTATGGGTATTATGGAGCCAGATAATAAAACTGTCGATATTAAAAGACAATCCCATTTTGAGTCTCTTGAAACTTATTTTGAAGAACATATTAAATATCCAGTCGAAgcgaaagtaaataaatctatgGAAATTGAAGTAATAAGAAGTAAAAACAGTAATgtgcataataaaattatagatacaAAACGACGTAGCACcgaaattgaaaatgaaatactCGAACTGATTAAcgaattaaaagaaaaaagaaaacagaaaTTGCGTTTATCAAACCGCCCTTTCTGGTACGCATTAGAAAAGGACCCagcatttgaaaaaaaacgCTATTTTATTACGTTAAATAACAGTTCTATTGAGGATTCCTCAGATACAGATACAAATGCTGATAGTGCTGAACGTGGGTTAGCAATTGaaaccaatttatttattaaggatacaattttaaacaaaaggtCAATAGATCgtatcaattatttaaaagaattaaatGATGCATTTTCTGAAGCTCTTAAGGAGGAACTTGAATATACTATTAACACAACACTTACAAAATCATTCGAAAAAATCGAATCATCGAGCCGTAATACATAA